From the Deinococcus gobiensis I-0 genome, the window CGGCGCTGATGCGCTCGGCCTCCTCGATGGCCGCGAGCATCCGGCGCTCGGGGTCGGTGAGGATCAGTTCGGCGCCGTAGGCCGCCAGGGTCCGCTTGCGCTCCTCGCTCATCTGGGCGGGCATGCACAGGATCAGCTTGTAGCCCTTGGCCGCCGCCACCTGCGCCAGCCCGATGCCGGTGTTGCCGCTGGTGGGTTCCACGATGGTGCCGCCCGGCCGCAGCACGCCCCGGCGCTCGGCGTCCTCGACCAGTCCCAGCGCGGTGCGGTCCTTGATGGAGCCGCCCGGATTCTGGCCCTCGAGCTTGACGAACACGTCGGCCATGCCGGGTTCGACCACCCGGCGCAGCTGAACCAGCGGCGTGTGTCCGATATGCGATTCGATCATGCCCCAAGTGTAGGAGGGCAGCAGCCGGGGCACTGTGGCAGCAGCTAGCTGTGGCGGCTGGGAGAGGCGTTCAGGCTGTGTTGGGGCGATCTGGGAACAGGGCACTGGCCTGCGTGAAGCCGTAGAAATACCGATTCATCGTGTTGGACGTACCTGATTCGTACAACTCGTGGGCCATCTGGGAAGTCAGACCCAGTGCCGCCAGCATCAGGCTCTGGCTGTAGCTGACCCGCGTGGCCCCGGAGGCCAGCAACTCGGCGGGGGCAGGCGAACCGGGAAAGGCCATCACGTTGAGGGGGACCTTCAGGCTGTGGGCCAGCGTCCGTATCAGGTCGCTATCGGTCGCCAGGGGCACGAACAGGCCGTCCGCGCCCGCCGCGACGTAGGCGTGTCCACGGGCCAGCGTTTCGGCCAGCCGCTCCTCCGGGGTGTGGCCCATGCCCAGCAGATAGGTGTCAATCCGGGCATTCAGGAACACCGGGAGGCCACTGGCCCCGATGGCGGCCTGTGCGGCCCGCAGTCTCTCGGCCTGATGAGATCTGCCGTACAGCTCTGTGCCACAGGCGTCTTCCAGATTGATTCCTGCGGCTCCGGCGGTCACGAAGGCGGTCACGGTCTGGGCCACGTCCCCGGGCGTGTCGCCATATCCGGCCTCGATATCGGCGTTCACGGGCACCGACACGGCCCGGATGATCGTCTGGACCTCGCGCAGCATCTCGTCACGGCTCAGGGTCTGACCGTCCCGGAGGCCCCGGGCGTGGGCGATTCCGGCGCTGGTCGTGCCGATGGCGGCAAACCCGGCCCGTTCCAGCACCCGAGCACTGGCGGCGTCCCAGGCATTGGGCAGCACGAAGCCTGGAGATTGGGGCCTCTGGGACTGATGCAGGTCGCGAAAGGTCTGGCAGCGCTCGAAGTGGGTCATGGGGTCT encodes:
- a CDS encoding isocitrate lyase/PEP mutase family protein, which codes for MTHFERCQTFRDLHQSQRPQSPGFVLPNAWDAASARVLERAGFAAIGTTSAGIAHARGLRDGQTLSRDEMLREVQTIIRAVSVPVNADIEAGYGDTPGDVAQTVTAFVTAGAAGINLEDACGTELYGRSHQAERLRAAQAAIGASGLPVFLNARIDTYLLGMGHTPEERLAETLARGHAYVAAGADGLFVPLATDSDLIRTLAHSLKVPLNVMAFPGSPAPAELLASGATRVSYSQSLMLAALGLTSQMAHELYESGTSNTMNRYFYGFTQASALFPDRPNTA